The following are encoded in a window of Sminthopsis crassicaudata isolate SCR6 chromosome 3, ASM4859323v1, whole genome shotgun sequence genomic DNA:
- the KLK6 gene encoding kallikrein-6 isoform X1 — translation MPLSRIPAGVHGAGITMELLMMFALILVATAWAEEREKIVVSQNCGVRERPYQAALFYSDHLLCGGVLIHPQWVLTAAHCQKPKLQVLLGKHNIHQWEQSQQLSTPVQAIPHPAYDKMQHDNDIMLLKLPRPVALSPHVQPLSLPWESDCTDNSTSLCIISGWGKTDKEGHYPDTLQCASIHLVPHKTCQQAYPNQITSNMVCAGEKDSGKDSCQGDSGGPLVCQGRLRGLVSWGEVPCGSAQKPGVYTDVCRYCDWIRRTIRAR, via the exons ATGCCTCTGTCCAGGATCCCAGCTGGAGTGCACGGAGCAG GAATCACCATGGAACTGCTGATGATGTTTGCCTTGATACTGGTGGCCACAG CCTGGgctgaggagagggagaagattgTGGTGAGCCAGAATTGCGGAGTGAGAGAACGTCCCTACCAGGCTGCTCTTTTCTATTCCGACCACTTGCTGTGTGGTGGCGTCCTCATACACCCCCAGTGGGTCCTCACTGCGGCTCACTGTCAAAAACC GAAACTCCAGGTTCTCCTGGGCAAGCACAACATTCATCAGTGGGAGCAGAGTCAACAGCTGAGCACACCAGTCCAGGCTATCCCACATCCGGCCTATGATAAAATGCAACATGATAATGACATCATGCTGTTGAAGCTGCCTCGACCCGTGGCTCTATCTCCCCATGTCCAGCCTTTGAGTCTTCCTTGGGAATCAGACTGCACAGATAATTCCACCTCACTTTGCATCATCTCTGGCTGGGGCAAGACAGACAAGGAAG GTCATTACCCAGACACACTGCAGTGTGCCTCCATCCACCTGGTGCCTCACAAGACCTGCCAGCAGGCCTATCCCAATCAGATTACTTCCAACATGGTGTGCGCAGGAGAAAAGGATAGTGGAAAAGACTCTTGCCAG gGTGATTCCGGCGGACCCCTCGTGTGTCAGGGAAGGCTTCGAGGTCTGGTGTCTTGGGGGGAGGTTCCCTGTGGCTCAGCCCAGAAGCCAGGAGTCTACACTGACGTGTGCCGATACTGTGACTGGATTCGAAGGACAATTCGAGCCAGATGA
- the KLK6 gene encoding kallikrein-6 isoform X2 — protein MRSHLGATYAHISSPTAWAEEREKIVVSQNCGVRERPYQAALFYSDHLLCGGVLIHPQWVLTAAHCQKPKLQVLLGKHNIHQWEQSQQLSTPVQAIPHPAYDKMQHDNDIMLLKLPRPVALSPHVQPLSLPWESDCTDNSTSLCIISGWGKTDKEGHYPDTLQCASIHLVPHKTCQQAYPNQITSNMVCAGEKDSGKDSCQGDSGGPLVCQGRLRGLVSWGEVPCGSAQKPGVYTDVCRYCDWIRRTIRAR, from the exons ATGAGGTCGCATTTGGGGGCAACCTATGCTCATATTTCTTCCCCCACAGCCTGGgctgaggagagggagaagattgTGGTGAGCCAGAATTGCGGAGTGAGAGAACGTCCCTACCAGGCTGCTCTTTTCTATTCCGACCACTTGCTGTGTGGTGGCGTCCTCATACACCCCCAGTGGGTCCTCACTGCGGCTCACTGTCAAAAACC GAAACTCCAGGTTCTCCTGGGCAAGCACAACATTCATCAGTGGGAGCAGAGTCAACAGCTGAGCACACCAGTCCAGGCTATCCCACATCCGGCCTATGATAAAATGCAACATGATAATGACATCATGCTGTTGAAGCTGCCTCGACCCGTGGCTCTATCTCCCCATGTCCAGCCTTTGAGTCTTCCTTGGGAATCAGACTGCACAGATAATTCCACCTCACTTTGCATCATCTCTGGCTGGGGCAAGACAGACAAGGAAG GTCATTACCCAGACACACTGCAGTGTGCCTCCATCCACCTGGTGCCTCACAAGACCTGCCAGCAGGCCTATCCCAATCAGATTACTTCCAACATGGTGTGCGCAGGAGAAAAGGATAGTGGAAAAGACTCTTGCCAG gGTGATTCCGGCGGACCCCTCGTGTGTCAGGGAAGGCTTCGAGGTCTGGTGTCTTGGGGGGAGGTTCCCTGTGGCTCAGCCCAGAAGCCAGGAGTCTACACTGACGTGTGCCGATACTGTGACTGGATTCGAAGGACAATTCGAGCCAGATGA
- the KLK5 gene encoding kallikrein-5, with protein MIPPGGSPLAWTLVLLMSVLIMGDPDLTGQKNGAQMENQACQENGSSQQAGSNRQVVNRQDGDSDRDSESRILNGRDCEPQSQPWQAALFLKPNRLFCGAVLIHPQWVLTAAHCQKPSYIVALGRHRLHGYVANQRNLRGVHSFPHPNFTRPAHSNDLMLIKLNRKVSESKNIKAINISTQAPTTGAKCLVSGWGTTNSPQVHYPETLQCLDVKILSQETCQKAYPGEINSSMFCAGDEAGKDSCQGDSGGPVVCNGMLQGLVSWGDVPCGKPNKPGVYTNLYMFNKWIKDTIKNN; from the exons ATGATACCTCCAGGGGGTTCTCCTCTGGCCTGGACTCTGGTACTCCTGATGTCAGTTTTGATCATGGGAGATCCAGATCTGACAG GGCAGAAGAATGGGGCCCAAATGGAGAACCAGGCCTGCCAGGAGAATGGGAGCAGCCAGCAAGCTGGGAGCAATCGTCAGGTGGTGAACCGCCAGGATGGTGATTCCGATCGGGATTCTGAGAGTCGCATCTTAAACGGCAGAGACTGTGAACCCCAAAGCCAACCCTGGCAGGCAGCTTTGTTTTTGAAACCAAACAGGCTCTTTTGTGGGGCAGTGTTGATCCATCCCCAGTGGGTGCTCACCGCTGCACATTGCCAGAAGCC TTCCTATATTGTTGCCCTGGGCCGGCATCGTCTCCACGGTTATGTCGCAAACCAGAGGAATCTCCGCGGTGTCcactctttcccccaccccaactTTACTCGGCCAGCTCACTCTAATGATCTCATGCTAATTAAATTGAACAGAAAAGTCTCAGAAAGCAAAAACATCAAAGCCATTAACATCTCAACTCAGGCCCCAACTACTGGGGCCAAATGCCTCGTCTCAGGCTGGGGGACCACCAACAGCCCTCAAG TTCATTATCCTGAGACCCTACAATGTCTGGATGTCAAGATCCTGTCTCAGGAGACCTGCCAGAAGGCCTATCCTGGAGAGATCAATTCTAGCATGTTCTGTGCTGGAGATGAAGCCGGCAAGGATTCCTGTCAG GGTGACTCAGGGGGCCCTGTGGTCTGCAATGGAATGCTTCAGGGCCTGGTATCCTGGGGGGATGTTCCGTGTGGAAAGCCCAACAAGCCTGGAGTCTACACCAACCTTTACATGTTCAACAAATGGATCAAAGACAccatcaaaaataattga